The following proteins are co-located in the Naumovozyma dairenensis CBS 421 chromosome 9, complete genome genome:
- the NDAI0I00570 gene encoding uncharacterized protein (similar to Saccharomyces cerevisiae HFA1 (YMR207C) and ACC1 (YNR016C); ancestral locus Anc_6.311), which translates to MSEENLFEETSPKQAYEITDYSSKHSKLPSHFRGLNTIDIAEESPLKEFVKSHGGHTVISKILIANNGIAAVKEIRSVRKWAYETFGDDRTIQFVAMATPEDLEANAEYIRMADQYVEVPGGTNNNNYANVDLIVDIAERANVDAVWAGWGHASENPHLPEKLAKSKRKVVFIGPPGSAMRSLGDKISSTIVAQSANVPCIPWSGTGINTVKVDKETGLVSVPDDVYQEGCCSSPEDGLVKAKKIGFPVMIKASEGGGGKGIRQVEREEDFIPLYHQAANEIPGSPIFIMKLAGKARHLEVQLLADQYGNNISLFGRDCSVQRRHQKIIEEAPVTIAPPEIFAQMEKSAVRLGQLVGYVSAGTVEYLYSHDEQKFYFLELNPRLQVEHPTTEMVTGVNLPASQLQIAMGIPMHRISDIRVYYGMNPHSSSEIDFEFKTEKALKTQRKPVPKGHCTACRITSEDPNEGFKPSGGSLHELNFRSSSNVWGYFSVGNNGGIHSFSDSQFGHIFAFGENRQASRKHMVVALKELSIRGDFRTTVEYLIKLLETEDFEDNTITTGWLDDLISHKMTAEKPDETLAVICGATTQAFINSEKSRQKYIDDLKRGQVPSKSCLKTMFPVEFIHEGKRYKFTVAKSANDRYTLFINGSKCEVRARKLSDGGLLIALGGKSHTIYWKQEVSATRLSVDSMTTLLEVENDPTQLRTPSPGKLVKFLVENGDHIKAGQPYAEIEVMKMQMPLVAQESGVVQLLKQPGSTIVAGDIIAILTLDDPSKVKHALPFEGLLPDFGSPVVEGTKPAYKFQSLVTTLENILQGYDNQVIMNASLQQLIEVLRDPKLPYSEWKLQISALHSRLPVDLDEKLSELVDRSAKRSAVFPAKQIAKMLDNAVKQPDTDAQLLSTLEPLLDITRRYTDGIEAHEHSVFVNFLEEYYDVEKLFSSANSREESVILKLRDENIDNLDKVALIVLSHAKVSAKNNLILAILKHYQPLCKLSSHVAHIFTTPLQHLVQLESKSTAKVALQAREILIQGALPSVKERTEQVEHILKSSVVGTTYGASNSKRTEPDLEILKDLIDSNYVVFDVLIQFLNHPDPAVAAAAAQVYVRRAYRAYTVGEVRGHASTSNPVIEWKFQLPSAAFSSIPQMRTKMGMNRAISVSDLTYVVDSEHSPLRTGILVAADHLDDVDTNLSESLGVIPEHASTTGPVPDRSGSSSSLSNVANIFVASTEGFENETAILKRIREILDVNKQDLIKSAIRRITFMFGCTDGSYPKYYTFNGPSYNENETIRHIEPACAFQLELGRMSNFNIKPIFTENRNIHVYEAVSKTSPLDKRFFTRGIIRTGRISADISIQKYLTSEANRLMSDILDNLEIIDTSNSDLNHIFINFSAVFDVSPEDVEAAFAGFLARFGKRYLRLRVSSAEIRIIIQDPKTGTPVPLRALINNVSGYVVKSELYTEVKNNKGEWVFKSLGKPGSMHLRPIATPYPVKEWLQPKRYKAHLMGTTYVYDFPDLFHQAAMSQWEKFGLETPLSDSFFIANELIEDENGELTEVEREAGVNSIGMVAFKVTVKTPEYPRGRQFVIVANDITYKIGSFGPQEDEFFNKVTEYARKRGIPRIYLAANSGARIGIAEELVPLYQVAWKDDKDQSKGFEYLYLTPEGMETLKSYGKEKSVLTERVVENGEERFIIKTIIGAEEGLGVECLRGSGLIAGATSRAYQDIFTITLVTCRSVGIGAYLVRLGQRAIQIEGQPIILTGAPAINKVLGREVYSSNLQLGGTQIMYNNGVSHLTASDDLAAVEQIMEWLSYIPAKRNMPVPILETEDKWDRQIDFIPRVNEPYDVRWMIEGRTLEDGGFEYGLFDKGSFFETLSGWAKGVVVGRARLGGIPLGVIGVETKTIENLIPADPANPDSRESLIQEAGQVWYPNSAFKTAQAIKDFNHGEQLPLMILANWRGFSGGQRDMYNEVLKYGSFIVDALVDYKQPISIYIPPTGELRGGSWVVVDPTINSDQMEMYADKDSRAGVLEPEGMVGIKYRREKLLGTMARLDEKYKTLREKLSNKDLSVEEHQDISKQLLIRERQLMPIYNQISIQFADLHDRSQRMVSKGVIRQELEWVEARRFFFWRLRRRLNEEYLIRRLDVELPEAVRLEKIARLRSWYPASVDHENDRQVATWIEDNYQLLDEHLKSLKVESFAQGLAKKIRNDHDNVITGLSEVLKMLSSEDKEKILKSMK; encoded by the coding sequence ATGAGTGAAGAAAACTTATTCGAAGAAACATCTCCAAAACAAGCATACGAAATAACAGACTATTCGTCAAAACACTCAAAACTACCATCCCATTTCAGAGGTCTGAACACAATAGATATAGCTGAAGAATCTCCCTTAAAAGAATTCGTAAAATCTCACGGTGGTCACACAGTTATCTCTAAGATATTAATCGCAAACAATGGTATTGCTGCCGTAAAGGAAATTCGTTCAGTCAGAAAATGGGCCTATGAAACCTTTGGTGATGATAGAACTATTCAATTCGTAGCGATGGCTACTCCAGAAGATTTGGAAGCTAACGCGGAATATATTAGAATGGCTGATCAATATGTGGAGGTACCAGGTGgaaccaataataataattacgCTAATGTAGATCTTATTGTAGATATCGCTGAAAGAGCTAACGTAGATGCCGTGTGGGCTGGTTGGGGTCATGCTTCAGAAAACCCTCATTTACCTGAAAAATTAGCTAAATCGAAGAGGAAAGTTGTATTCATTGGACCTCCTGGAAGTGCTATGAGATCACTGGGGGataaaatatcttcaaCTATCGTTGCTCAGTCTGCGAATGTTCCTTGTATTCCATGGTCTGGAACTGGGATCAATACTGTTAAAGTTGATAAAGAAACTGGGTTAGTCTCCGTTCCTGATGATGTTTATCAAGAAGGTTGTTGTTCATCACCAGAAGATGGTCTAGTTAAAGctaaaaaaattggattcCCCGTTATGATCAAAGCTTCAGaaggtggtggtggtaaAGGTATTAGACAAGTGGAACGTGAAGAGGATTTTATCCCATTATATCATCAAGCTGCAAATGAAATACCCGGATCTccaatatttattatgaaaTTGGCTGGGAAGGCTCGTCATTTGGAAGTTCAATTATTAGCTGATCAAtatggtaataatatttcattgtTTGGTCGTGATTGTTCCGTACAAAGACGTcatcaaaaaattattgaagaagctCCTGTAACTATTGCTCCTCCAGAGATTTTCGCTCAAATGGAAAAATCTGCTGTAAGATTAGGTCAATTAGTCGGTTACGTTTCTGCTGGTACAGTAGAGTATTTATATTCTCATGATGAACAAAAATTCTATTTCTTAGAATTAAATCCAAGATTACAAGTGGAACATCCAACCACTGAAATGGTCACTGGTGTTAATTTACCTGCTTCACAATTACAAATCGCAATGGGTATCCCGATGCATAGAATTAGTGATATCAGAGTTTATTATGGGATGAATCCACATAGTTCATCTGAAATTGATTTCGAATTCAAAACTGAAAAGGCATTGAAAACCCAAAGAAAACCTGTTCCAAAGGGTCATTGCACAGCCTGTCGTATCACTTCTGAAGATCCAAATGAAGGGTTTAAACCATCTGGTGGTTCATTAcatgaattgaatttccGTTCTTCTTCCAATGTATGGGGTTACTTCTCAGTTGGTAACAACGGTGGTATTCATTCTTTCTCTGACTCTCAATTCGGTCATATCTTCGCATTCGGTGAAAATAGACAAGCTTCAAGAAAACATATGGTCGTTGCCTTAAAGGAATTATCAATTAGGGGTGATTTTAGAACTACAGtggaatatttaattaaattattagaaactgaagattttgaagataacACTATTACCACAGGTTGGTTAGatgatttaatttctcATAAAATGACTGCAGAAAAACCTGATGAAACTTTGGCTGTCATTTGTGGTGCTACAACTCAAGCTTTCATTAATTCTGAAAAATCTCGTCAAAAATACATTGACGATTTGAAAAGAGGTCAAGTTCCATCAAAATCTTGCCTAAAGACAATGTTCCCAGTAGAGTTTATTCATGAAGGTAAGAGATATAAGTTTACCGTGGCAAAATCTGCTAATGATCGCTATacattatttataaatGGTTCCAAATGTGAAGTTCGCGCACGTAAACTCTCAGACGGTGGATTGTTGATAGCATTAGGTGGTAAATCACATACAATTTACTGGAAACAAGAAGTTTCCGCTACAAGATTATCTGTCGATTCAATGACTACCCTTTTAGAAGTAGAAAATGATCCAACACAATTGCGTACACCATCCCCAGGTAAATTGGTCAAATTCTTAGTTGAAAATGGTGATCATATTAAAGCAGGCCAACCTTATGCTGAAATTGAAGTTATGAAAATGCAAATGCCATTAGTGGCACAAGAAAGTGGTGTAGTTCAATTACTAAAACAACCAGGATCTACAATTGTTGCTGGTGATATCATCGCTATATTAACTTTAGATGATCCATCTAAGGTGAAACATGCTTTACCATTTGAAGGTTTATTACCTGATTTCGGTTCCCCAGTTGTTGAAGGTACTAAACCTGCTTATAAATTTCAATCTTTAGTTACAACTCTGGAAAACATTTTACAAGGTTACGATAATCAAGTCATCATGAACGCATCTTTGCAGCAATTAATAGAAGTCTTAAGAGATCCAAAATTACCATATTCTGAATGGAAGTTACAAATTTCTGCGTTACATTCCAGGTTACCAGTTGATTTGGATGAGAAATTAAGCGAATTAGTCGATCGATCTGCCAAACGTAGTGCTGTTTTCCCGGCCAAACAAATTGCAAAAATGCTAGACAATGCTGTTAAACAACCAGATACTGACGCTCAATTACTATCCACTTTGGAACCATTACTTGACATTACAAGAAGATATACAGATGGTATTGAAGCTCATGAACATTCCGTCTTCGTTAATTTCTTGGAAGAGTACTACGATGTCGAAAAGTTATTCAGCTCTGCAAACTCCCGTGAAGAATCTGTGATTTTGAAGTTACGTGATGAAAACATTGATAACTTAGATAAGGTCGCCTTAATAGTCTTATCCCACGCTAAAGTTTCTGCTAAGAATAACTTGATTTTGGCAATATTAAAACATTACCAACCACTATGCAAGCTTTCATCTCATGTTGCACATATTTTCACAACTCCTCTACAGCATCTAGTCCAGCTAGAATCTAAATCTACAGCAAAGGTCGCATTACAAGCAAGAGAAATATTGATTCAAGGTGCCTTACCATCTGTCAAGGAAAGGACTGAACAAGTTGAACATATATTGAAGTCATCAGTTGTTGGAACTACTTACGGTGCATCGAATTCAAAGAGAACTGAACCAGATCTGgagattttgaaagatttaatcGACTCCAATTATGTTGTCTTTGACGTTTTAATCCAATTCTTAAATCATCCAGATCCAGCTGtagctgctgctgctgcaCAAGTTTACGTTCGTAGAGCCTATAGAGCTTATACCGTTGGTGAAGTTAGAGGTCATGCATCAACTTCGAATCCAGTCATTGAATGGAAATTTCAATTACCCTCTGCTGCATTCTCATCCATTCCACAAATGAGAACTAAAATGGGTATGAATAGAGCAATTTCTGTTTCAGATTTGACATATGTTGTAGATAGTGAACATTCACCTTTAAGAACAGGTATTCTTGTTGCTGCTGATCATTTGGATGATGTTGACACGAATTTATCTGAAAGTTTAGGTGTTATCCCTGAACATGCTTCGACTACTGGCCCAGTTCCAGACAGATCCGGTAGCTCTTCTTCATTGAGTAATGTGGCTAATATATTTGTTGCATCTACAGAAggttttgaaaatgaaactgCCATCTTAAAACGTATTAGAGAAATATTGGATGTTAATAAACAAGATTTGATCAAATCAGCCATTCGTCGTATAACTTTCATGTTTGGTTGTACTGATGGTTCATATCCAAAATACTATACCTTCAACGGTCCATCGTATAACGAGAATGAAACGATTCGTCATATTGAACCTGCATGTGCTTTCCAATTAGAGTTAGGAAGAATGTcgaatttcaatattaaacCAATCTTCACTGAAAACAGGAACATTCATGTGTATGAAGCAGTCAGTAAGACTTCGCCTTTAGACAAGAGATTTTTCACAAGAGGTATTATTAGAACTGGCCGTATCAGCGCTGACATATCCATCCAAAAGTATCTAACATCTGAAGCTAATAGATTAATGAGTGATATTTTagataatttggaaatcatCGATACCTCAAACTCAGATTTGAAtcatattttcattaatttctcTGCAGTTTTTGATGTTTCTCCAGAAGATGTTGAAGCTGCTTTTGCCGGTTTCTTAGCAAGATTCGGTAAACGTTACTTAAGATTACGCGTTTCTTCTGCTGAAATTCGCATCATCATTCAAGATCCAAAAACTGGTACTCCAGTTCCATTACGtgcattaattaataatgtcTCAGGTTATGTTGTTAAATCAGAATTATATACTGAAGTGAAGAATAATAAGGGTGAATGGGTATTTAAATCTCTTGGTAAGCCTGGTTCTATGCATTTAAGACCAATTGCCACTCCATACCCTGTGAAAGAATGGCTACAACCAAAACGTTATAAGGCACATTTAATGGGTACTACATATGTTTATGATTTCCCAGATTTATTCCATCAAGCAGCAATGTCACAATGGGAGAAATTTGGATTAGAAACTCCATTATCTGACTCATTCTTTATTgctaatgaattaattgaagatgaGAATGGTGAATTGACTGAGGTTGAAAGAGAAGCAGGTGTAAATTCCATTGGTATGGTTGCATTTAAAGTTACTGTGAAGACTCCAGAATATCCTCGTGGTCGTCAATTTGTCATTGTTGCTAATGATATTACTTATAAGATTGGTTCCTTTGGTCCACAAGAAGATGagtttttcaataaagttACTGAATATGCAAGGAAGCGTGGTATTCCAAGAATCTATTTAGCTGCGAACTCTGGTGCTAGAATTGGTATCGCAGAAGAATTAGTTCCATTGTATCAAGTTGCTTGgaaagatgataaagacCAATCTAAAGGATTcgaatatttatatttgacACCAGAAGGCATGGAAACTTTGAAGAGTTACGGTAAGGAGAAATCTGTCTTAACTGAGCGTGTTGTTGAAAATGGTGAAGAaagatttatcattaaaacGATCATTGGTGCTGAAGAAGGTCTTGGTGTTGAATGTTTAAGAGGTTCTGGTTTGATTGCAGGTGCTACATCTAGAGCATATCAAGATATCTTTACCATTACTTTAGTTACTTGTAGATCTGTTGGTATTGGTGCTTATTTAGTTAGATTAGGTCAAAGAGCTATTCAAATTGAAGGACAACCAATTATTTTAACTGGTGCTCCAGCCATCAATAAAGTTTTAGGTAGAGAAGTTtattcttctaatttacAATTAGGTGGTACTCAAATCATGTATAATAACGGTGTTTCACATTTAACTGCATCTGATGATTTAGCTGCTGTGGAACAAATTATGGAATGGTTATCATATATTCCAGCTAAACGTAATATGCCTGTACCAATTTTAGAAACTGAAGATAAATGGGATAGACAAATTGATTTTATACCAAGAGTTAATGAACCATATGATGTGAGATGGATGATTGAAGGCCGTACTCTTGAAGATGGTGGATTTGAATATGGTCTTTTCGATAAGGGATCATTTTTCGAAACTTTATCAGGATGGGCTAAAggtgttgttgttggtagAGCTCGTCTTGGTGGTATTCCATTGGGTGTTATTGGTGTTGAAACTAAgactattgaaaatttgatacCTGCTGATCCAGCCAATCCAGATTCAAGAGAAAGTTTAATTCAAGAAGCTGGTCAAGTTTGGTATCCAAATTCAGCGTTTAAGACAGCACAAGctattaaagattttaatcATGGTGAACAATTACCTTTGATGATTTTAGCCAATTGGAGAGGGTTTTCTGGTGGTCAACGTGATATGTATAATGaagttttgaaatatgGTTCATTTATAGTTGATGCGTTAGTTGATTACAAACAACCAATTTCCATTTATATTCCACCTACTGGTGAATTAAGAGGTGGTTCATgggttgttgttgatcCAACGATTAATTCTGATCAAATGGAAATGTATGCTGACAAGGATTCCAGAGCTGGTGTCTTAGAACCTGAAGGGATGGTTGGTATTAAATACCGTCGTGAAAAGTTACTAGGTACAATGGCTAGATTAGATGAGAAATATAAGACATTAAGAGAGAAATTAAGTAACAAAGATTTAAGTGTTGAAGAACATCAAGATATTTctaaacaattattaattcGTGAAAGACAATTGATGCCAATATATAATCAAATTAGTATACAATTTGCTGATTTACATGATCGTTCACAACGTATGGTTAGTAAGGGAGTTATTCgtcaagaattagaatGGGTTGAAGCTCGTCGTTTCTTTTTCTGGAGattaagaagaagattaaatgaagaatatttaattaGAAGACTTGATGTTGAATTACCAGAAGCTGTTCGTTTAGAAAAGATTGCTAGATTAAGATCTTGGTATCCAGCTAGTGTTGACCATGAAAATGATAGACAAGTTGCCACATGGATTGAAgataattatcaattattagatgaacATTTGAAATCGTTAAAGGTAGAATCCTTTGCACAAGGTTTGGCTAAGAAAATTAGGAATGATCATGATAATGTTATTACTGGATTATCTGAAGTTTTGAAGATGTTGTCTAGTGAAGATAAGGAGAAGATTTTAAAAAGTATGAAGTGA
- the NDAI0I00580 gene encoding uncharacterized protein (similar to Saccharomyces cerevisiae YMR206W and YNR014W; ancestral locus Anc_6.309): MTTTASPSDFHIDMHQLSSSSSNSHNNINSDNKDIDDNNNNNNNEDKEKVHERKENKNDDPNLSSNSLTNNNASDTSDIQKLRDFPKSQNRPLSAHLTIHYQIDNDNDHEDDQQKEDQESPRSNSYSDSISSNNSNQDQNRDQDQDQDEDQRSTGTVNTENLLQNKDHEIKKVPDYLNLRKQEQGYQYEFKDQNQNQNQNQNQNQKKEQRTTIRTILNIEAEDNADERMLVGTPTTFETEQEQEQERAETITNTANNENKNGPLSYNLGSNPLPPPLSPSVSVKSSLNDSDFEIDIPKTIRKKMKQNQSCLIQLPYLINSNLINISRTLTERIYLKHKGTKKMMMMTTTTTNSTRLSSYMNIYDFYQCVPSSNNNKIRIIPILSNNYHSKNRNSQFIVRRFSESEIPNFFTRKKDIETNLDTLKTTTIATATEPATTTTTADSTTTPKAIPKSANGIDEQKKDRESQSYETNLTKDLLRENDDKLQQRKRGKENPFNFQYNYNYSNDTTHNFYPESSSKPRSIQTNDNIINPDLKNKKNSNKMLKINSISSLSSASSASSTSSIDTNQSSATYTSTSTMKSNQYSSFNLNSTSRRPSTTPHRQRNYSASVDISNPCSRHHHRRNSIALKFDKPRYKNIKSSTTTQE; this comes from the coding sequence ATGACTACTACAGCTTCTCCTTCCGATTTCCACATAGACATGCATcaactttcttcttctagCTCAAATAGTCATAATAACATCAACTCTGACAATAAAGAcattgatgataataataataataataataatgaagataaagaaaaagtacATGaacgaaaagaaaacaaaaacgaTGACCCAAACctttcatcaaattcattgacaaataataatgccTCAGATACGAGTGATATCCAAAAATTGAGAGATTTCCCTAAAAGTCAAAATAGACCTTTGTCTGCTCATTTAACcattcattatcaaatagATAACGATAATGATCATGAAGATGATcaacaaaaagaagatcAAGAAAGTCCTCGTTCTAATTCATATTCtgattcaatatcttcaaataattcaaatcaagATCAAAACAGAGATCAAGATCAAGATCAAGATGAAGACCAAAGAAGTACAGGCACAGTAAATACTGAAAATTTACTTCAAAATAAAGAtcatgaaattaaaaaggTTCCGGACTATTTAAACCTTCGTAAACAAGAACAGGGATATCAATACGAATTCAAAGATCagaatcaaaatcaaaatcaaaatcaaaatcaaaatcaaaagaagGAACAAAGAACAACTATTAGAACAattttaaatattgaaGCAGAAGATAACGCAGACGAAAGAATGTTGGTTGGAACTCCCACTACTTTTGAAacagaacaagaacaagaacaagaacgTGCAGAAACAATCACAAATACAgctaataatgaaaataaaaatggtCCTTTATCTTATAATCTTGGATCTAATCCATTACCACCACCATTATCACCATCTGTTTCTGtgaaatcatcattaaatgattcaGATTTTGAAATCGATATTCCAAAAACCATacgaaaaaaaatgaaacaaaacCAATCTTGCCTCATCCAACTACCTTACTTAATCAATTCGAATTTGATCAATATATCAAGAACGCTAACAGAAAGAATATATCTGAAACACAAaggaacaaaaaaaatgatgatgatgacgacgaCGACGACAAACTCAACAAGATTATCAAGCTATATGAACATTTATGATTTCTATCAATGTGTTccatcttcaaataataataaaataagaataataccAATCCTTTCCAACAATTACCattcaaaaaatagaaatagtCAGTTCATTGTAAGAAGGTTTAGTGAATCtgaaattccaaatttcttcacaagaaaaaaagatattgagACTAATCTTGATACTTTGAAAACAACTACAAtagcaacagcaacagaACCTgccaccaccaccaccaccgCTGACTCTACGACAACTCCTAAGGCTATTCCTAAATCTGCTAATGGTATCGATGAACAGAAGAAAGATAGAGAATCACAAAGTTATGAAACGAATTTGACAAAGGATTTATTGAgagaaaatgatgataaacttcaacaaagaaaaaggggaaaagaaaaccctttcaatttccaatataattataacTATAGTAATGATACTACTCATAATTTCTATCCTGAATCAAGTTCAAAACCAAGATCTATCCAAACAAATGATAACATTATAAATCCTGAtttgaagaacaaaaaaaattcaaataaaatgttAAAAATCAATTCTATATCATCTCTATCTTCCGCCTCATCTGCTTCTTCCacttcttcaattgataCAAACCAATCTTCCGCCACTTATACTTCTACGTCAACGATGAAATCAAACCAATATTCAAGTTttaatttaaattcaaCATCAAGAAGACCTTCTACCACACCTCATCgtcaaagaaattattcaGCATCAGTAGATATTTCAAACCCTTGTTCAAGACATCATCATAGAAGAAATTCAATTGCTTTGAAATTCGATAAACCTCgttataaaaatattaaatcatcTACTACAACTCAAGAATAA